The genomic DNA AGGAAAGAGAGGCGCAGTGGGGCCGAGAAACTACGGTGGTAGATTACATTGCCGGCTTGACGGATCAGTACGCAATTCATCTGTTTGAACGATTTTTTATTCCGGTCCGTTGGGGACATGGCTATAGCAGATAAAGAATAAGTACAATATGTGTGGTTTGCTGCAAGGTACTGTTTGAATCGAAAGAAAAAACTGTTTTTTTAGGATTGTATCTTTTCTGCAGGAATATGGTTGGAGATGTAGAATACTAACAAACCGGCATGGATGACCGGTATTTTAAAGAAAAATTAAGAAATAGGTAGTGAGAATTCATGAGGGATGCTGTACGGGAAGGCTTTTTGGAACGGCTGCGCTCGGAAAGCAACATCGTCAGTGTTGTCTCTGATTATGTGCCGCTGAAACGAAAAGGGCGTAACCACTGGGGGTGCTGCCCGTTTCATCAGGAAAAAACTCCTTCTTTTTCAGTGTCCGAAGATAAAGGATTTTTTTTCTGCTTTGGCTGTCAGTCTGGCGGAGATGTTTTTCAGTTTTTAATGAAAGTGGAAAACATTACATTTCCGGAAGCTGTGAAATTATTGGCCGAAAAGCTGCACATACCAATGCCGGAGCAGGAACGTTCGCCGCAAGAGCTGGAACGAGAGAAAGCGCGGCAAACGCAGTTCCAGGTCAATATGTTAGCGCGAGATTTTTTCCACTCTTGCCTAACCAAGACCAATTATGGCAAAGATGCGCGCGAATATTTAAAGCGACGGGGTATTACGGATGAAACAATAGAAAAGTTTCAACTGGGTTTTGCACCGCCGCAATGGGACAAGCTTGTTAGCGCTCTTACGCGTCGGGGGATTACGGAAGCTTCCTTGCTGGAAGCCGGGTTGGCTCAGGAGCGATCTCGAGGCGGACTCTATGATCGTTTCCGTAATCGATTGATGTTCCCCATTTGGGATTATCAAGGTCGTGTGATTGGTTTTGGCGGTCGGGTTTTGGATGATAGCCATCCGAAATATTTAAATTCTCCTGAAACGACATTATTTAATAAACGCCATGTCTTATATGCATATCATTTGGCAGTGCCTACAATTAAGCAAGGAAAACAGGCAGTGGTTGTCGAAGGATATATGGACGCAATTGCAGCGCACCAGGCTGGCTTTTCGCAAGTAGTGGCTTCGCTGGGAACTGCGTTTACCCCGCAGCAGGCTAAGCAATTAGCTAGAGTAGCGACAGAAATGCTTTTTGCGTATGACAGCGATAACGCTGGACAAGAAGCGATTTTGCGCGCGTTGCATACGGTTAAGGACTGCGGCGCGGTTTTGAAAGTAGTTGCTGTGCCTGACGGCAAAGATCCTGACGAGTTTTTACGGCGACATGGCGCTGATGAATTTAAACAACTGCTGCAGGATGCTCTGCCGCTTCTGGAATTTCATCTTCGTTATGCGCTTCGTAAACAAGATATAGGATCATTGGCGGGCAAGGTGGCTGTAGTCTCTGAAATGGCTTCGCTGCTGGCCAGCGCGGACAGCGCAGTCGAAGCAGACGCATACATTCGCAAAATGGCGGAGATGCTGGAGATTGATGAAACCGCTATTCGGGCGGAAGTGAAAAAAAGCGCTGGCAATACCTCAGGAAGAATGGGAAGGCCCATTGTAGTTAACAAACAAAACCGAAATGCGGAGCAAGAGGCCTTGCGATTGTTGTTACGGTTTATTTTGGAAGAAGAAGCGCTGATTTCCTATGTAGAAGCGCAACTACCTGAGGAAGATCTAGTAGATCCTGTATGTCGGGAATTGTTTTCCGCTCTATATATGCAGCAACGACAAGGCGAGGGAAGTCTGCAACGCTGGCTTCATTCGCTGCAGGAGAAGCAACAAAGCTTTATTTCCGGGATTGCCTTACAGCCTTTGCCGGAAGGAGATAGAATTGCTTTTGTCGACGATTGCATCCGTACCATGCATATTGCGGCCTTGCGCCGCAGGTATGAGCAACATCGCCTGAGGGCTGATGAATTAGAACGTTTGGGGGATAGCCGCTTTTTGCAGGAATTAGCAGAAAGTCAGCGAATTAAACATGAGATTGATCAATTGCATGCAAATGCGTTCACACGATAATCAAACCGATGATTTGTGTGGGAGGAGGGAGACAAGGCAATGACAGAGAAAAAA from Anaeromusa acidaminophila DSM 3853 includes the following:
- the dnaG gene encoding DNA primase → MRDAVREGFLERLRSESNIVSVVSDYVPLKRKGRNHWGCCPFHQEKTPSFSVSEDKGFFFCFGCQSGGDVFQFLMKVENITFPEAVKLLAEKLHIPMPEQERSPQELEREKARQTQFQVNMLARDFFHSCLTKTNYGKDAREYLKRRGITDETIEKFQLGFAPPQWDKLVSALTRRGITEASLLEAGLAQERSRGGLYDRFRNRLMFPIWDYQGRVIGFGGRVLDDSHPKYLNSPETTLFNKRHVLYAYHLAVPTIKQGKQAVVVEGYMDAIAAHQAGFSQVVASLGTAFTPQQAKQLARVATEMLFAYDSDNAGQEAILRALHTVKDCGAVLKVVAVPDGKDPDEFLRRHGADEFKQLLQDALPLLEFHLRYALRKQDIGSLAGKVAVVSEMASLLASADSAVEADAYIRKMAEMLEIDETAIRAEVKKSAGNTSGRMGRPIVVNKQNRNAEQEALRLLLRFILEEEALISYVEAQLPEEDLVDPVCRELFSALYMQQRQGEGSLQRWLHSLQEKQQSFISGIALQPLPEGDRIAFVDDCIRTMHIAALRRRYEQHRLRADELERLGDSRFLQELAESQRIKHEIDQLHANAFTR